The genome window CGCGTCGGGCCGAGACCTTCTACCGCCGGGCCGCCGGCAGCGCGGCCTTCCTGTCCGGACTGCTGGTGTTCGCCAGCATCCTGATGATCCCGTTCGACGGGGTGGGCAGCGAGGGCTACCTGCGCTCGACCGCCGAGCACCCCGACGCCGTGCGGTGGGCGGCGGTCGTCCTGCACTACGGCTTCCTGCTCCTCGTCCCGGCGTCGTTCGGCATGGCCTACCTGTCCCGGCGCGGGTCGCGGTCGCTGTCCAACCTCGGTCTCGTCCTCGCCGTCCTCGGGTCGGGCCTGTCCGGGATCGTCGCCGTCGACTACTACGACCTGGCCCTGGTGAGCACGCTGCCCACGGACCAGGCCGTCGAGGTGTACGACGCCGCAGGCTCCACGGCAGGCGCCGCCCCGGCACTGATCCAGCTGCCGTCGGTCCTCGGCACCGTCCTGGGCACGGTGCTGCTGTCGGTGGCGCTGCGGCGCTCCGGCTTCGGCAGCTGGCTGGCGCCGGTCGCGATGACGCTCGGCTGGGTCGTCTTCCTCGCCGGTGCCCAGCACTTCGTCTCGGCGGCGGTCGGGACGGGGCTGCTGGCCGGCGCCACCGCGCTGGTCGGGCTGCGGATCCTCTACGCCTCGGACCTCGAGTGGGAGACCGGCATTCCGGACTGACCCGCACTCCACGGGGCAAGTGGACCGGTCAGCGGCACGGACTGCGCGCCGCCGGCCGGTCCGCTGGTGTGTCACCGGGTCACGGCGGGCGACGATCTACGCGAGGATGACGACCATGGTCACCGGCGCGGAGAGCGGCGCGCTGCTGGTCGCCCTCGAGGGGCTGGACCGGCAGGTCGCCGGCCTGCGCCTGCCCGTCGAGGCACCGGACGCCGAGCGTGGCCGCACCCTGCAGCGCGAGATCGCCGACCAGCTCGACGACTACGTGCTGCCGCGGCTGCGCCGGCTGGACGCCCCGCTGCTGGCCGTGGTCGGCGGCCCGACCGGCGCGGGCAAGTCGACGCTGGTCAACTCGTTGGTGGGGGTCCGGGTCAGCCCGGCCGGCGTACTGCGGCCGACGACCCGGTCGGCCGTGCTGGCCCACAATCCGGCCGACGGCACATGGTTCGACGACAACCGGATCCTCCCCGGGCTGCGCCGGGTCGGCGCCACCACCGACACCGACGACCCCACGGCGCTCCGGCTCGCCCCGAGCGACCGCATCCCGGCGGGCCTCGCGGTGCTCGACGCCCCCGACATCGACTCAGTGGTGACCAGCAACCGCGAGCTGGCGACCCAGCTCCTCGCGGCGGCGGACATGTGGGTGTTCGTCACGACCGCCGCGCGCTACGCCGACGCCGTGCCGTGGGAGTTCCTGCGGGCGGCCGTGACCCGCGGCACCGCGGTGGCCGTGGTCCTCGACCGGGTCCCGCCGGACGCCGTCGACGAGGTGCGGTCCCACCTCGCGTCCATGCTGACCGAGCAGGGCCTCGGCGGCGCGCCGCTGTTCGTCGTCTCCGAGACGGCGACCTTCGACGCACTGCTGCCCGACGAGTCCGTCGAGCCGATCCGGGCGTGGCTGCACGGCCTGGCCTCCGACGCGTCGCTGCGGGCGGCGGTCGTGCGCCACACGCTCGACGGCGCCGTACGGTCCCTCGGGGCGCGGGTCTTCGAGCTGGCGGCCGCTGCCGACGCACAGGCCGAGACGGTGACCAGACTGGGGCGGGCTGTCGACACGGCCTACGACGAAGCCGTGGCCGACGTCGACGAGGCGAGCAGCGACGGCTCGCTGCTGCGCGGCGAGGTGCTCGCGCGCTGGCAGGAGTTCGTCGGCACCGGTGAGCTGATGCGCTCGCTCGAGGAGAAGGTCGGACGGGTCCGTGACCGGGTGACCGCGGCGGTGCAGGGCAAGCCGGCCCCCGGCACCGAGCTCGCCGAGGCGCTGGAGTCCGGCGTCGAGGCGCTGGTCCGCTCCGCCGCCGACGAGGCTGCCGAGCAGGTGGCCACGGTGTGGGCGGCCGACCCGGCCGGCCGCGTGCTGCTCGGCGACGACCCGTCCCTCCGCCGGGCGTCGGCCGACCTGCGCGATCGCACCGAGCGCGCCGTACGCGAGTGGCAGGGCTACGTGCTCGAGCTTGTGCGCAGCCAGGGCCAGGGCAAGCGGCGCACCGCGCGCTACCTGGCGTTCGGCGTCAACGGTCTCGGGCTGATGGTGATGATCGTGGTGTTCGCGCACACCGGGGGCCTGGTCGCCGGCGAGATCGCGGTGGCCGGTGGCGCGTCGGCACTGAGCCAGAAGATCCTCGAGGCGGTCATGGGCGACCAGGCGGTCCGCTCGCTCGCCGAGTCCGCCCGCGCCGACCTGCACCGCCGGGTCGAGGAGCTGCTCGCGGACGAGCGCCGGCGGTTCGCGGACCGGCTCGCCGGGGTGGCCGTCGACGAGACCGCGGGCGCCGCGCTGCGGGCCGCCGTGCAGGTCGTCGAGGAGGTCCGGTGAGCGCGTCGTGAGCCCGCGGCTGCGCGGCCGGCACCGGCGCACCGACCTGCCCGCGATGCTGGCCGCCCTCGACGAGGCGGTCGAGGTGCTGGACGGCCGGGCCGACCCCAAGGTGCTCAAGCGGGCGCTGGCCGTGGGCAGCCGGGCGGGGGAGCGGCTGCGGCTGTCCGGCGAGCACACCGTCGTGGCGCTGGCCGGGTCGACCGGCAGCGGCAAGTCGTCGCTGTTCAACGCCCTGGCGGGCGAGGACCTGTCGCCGGTCGGGGTGCGCCGGCCGACGACCTCGAAGGCGCACGCGTGCGTGTGGGGAGCCGAGGGGGCCACCACGCTGGTGCAGTGGCTCGGCGTCCCCCGTCGGCAGACCGCCTGGCGGCACGGCACCGGCGACGCGTGGGGCCGCGACTCGGGGTCCCGCCCCACCGCGGACGACCAGCTCGACGGGCTGGTGCTGCTCGACCTGCCCGACCACGACTCCACCGTGCTCGAGCACCGGCTCGAGGTCGACCGGCTGGTCGAGCTCGTCGACCTGCTCGTGTGGGTGGTCGACCCGCAGAAGTACGCCGACCAGGCGCTGCACGAGCACTACCTGCGGCGCCTCGCTGGGCACTCCGCGGTCACGGTCGTCGTGCTCAACCAGGTCGACACGGTCAACCCCTTCGCCGCAGCCGAGTGCGCCGAGGACCTGCGGCGGCTGCTCGACGCCGACGGCCTGCGCCGCTCACCGGTGCTCACGACATCGGTGCGCACCGGCGCCGGCCTGGGCGAGCTGCGGGCGCTGCTGGTCGACGCCGTGGCCCGCAGGCGCGCACGCAACGACCGTCTGGTCGCCGACATCGAGGACGTCGTCGAGCGCCTTGCGCCGGCGGTGGGCGCGGACGAGGCGCCGGGTGTCGGCGACGGCGACCGGCGCCGGCTGGTCGAGGCGCTCGCCGGCTCGGCGGGCGTGCCGGTCATCGGGCGGGCGGTGGAGGAGTCGTGGCGGCTGCGGGCCGCCGGGTCGCTGGGCTGGCCGCCGACCCGGTGGGTGCGCAGGCTGCGACCGGACCCGCTGCGTCGGCTGCACCTCTCGGCGGGCGAGCGGCGCGAGGTGCGCCACATGGTGCGCTCGTCGGTCCCGGAGCCGACGCCGGTGCAGCGCGCCCAGGTCGACACCGCGCTGCGCCAGGTCTGCGACACCGCCGCCGCGAGGCTGCCTGCTCCGTGGCAGCGGTCGGTGCGCCAGGCGGCGCACGGGCGGTCCGGGGACGTGCGGGACGCGCTCGACCGGGCGGTCGTCGGCACCGACCTCGGGACCGACCGCACACCCGTGTGGTGGCGGCTGGCCAGCGGGGCGCAGTGGCTGCTCGTCCTGGCCGCGGTGGTCGGCGCCGGGTGGCTGCTGCTGCTCGGCGTCGGCTCCTACCTCCGCCTCCCGGACCCGCCGACGCCCGATGTCGGCGGCTTCGCCGTGCCGACCCTCCTCCTCCTGGGCGGTGTCGCCCTGGGGCTGCTGCTCGCGCTGGTCGGGCGGGCCGTCGCGAACGGCAGTGCCGTGGTGCGCCGCAAGCGGGCCGAGTCGCGGCTGCGGTCGGCGATCGAGAAGGTGGCCGACGAGCTGATGCTCGCGCCGTTGGAGTTGGAGCTGGCCCGCCACCACCGCGCCCGGGACGCGCTGGAGCGGGCAAGGACCGGCTAGCCGGCTGGCCGGCTGGCCGGCTGACCCGGACGGCCGGCTGAGCGGCTGACCTCTCCACAGCCGGGAGAGAGCGGCCCGTCGTCCACAGATGCGCCACCGGCTCTGTTCCCGCGGCCCACGCGGCCGCCATCCTCGGACCTGCGGCACCCGCCGCACTGCTGCGAGGACGGACAGGAAGGCGACGATGGCGAACGAGACGAATGTGACGGTGACGGGGTACGTCGCGCAGGAGCCCGTCCTGCGCCTCACCGGGTCGGGCACCAAGGTGGTCAACTTCCGGGTGGCCACCACGGAGCGCCGCTACGACAAGGGCGTCAACGGGTGGCGCGACGGCGACACCCTGTTCTTCGCCGTGAGCTGCTGGCGCAACCTCGGCGAGAACGTCCTCGACTCG of Actinomycetes bacterium contains these proteins:
- a CDS encoding ABC transporter — its product is MVTGAESGALLVALEGLDRQVAGLRLPVEAPDAERGRTLQREIADQLDDYVLPRLRRLDAPLLAVVGGPTGAGKSTLVNSLVGVRVSPAGVLRPTTRSAVLAHNPADGTWFDDNRILPGLRRVGATTDTDDPTALRLAPSDRIPAGLAVLDAPDIDSVVTSNRELATQLLAAADMWVFVTTAARYADAVPWEFLRAAVTRGTAVAVVLDRVPPDAVDEVRSHLASMLTEQGLGGAPLFVVSETATFDALLPDESVEPIRAWLHGLASDASLRAAVVRHTLDGAVRSLGARVFELAAAADAQAETVTRLGRAVDTAYDEAVADVDEASSDGSLLRGEVLARWQEFVGTGELMRSLEEKVGRVRDRVTAAVQGKPAPGTELAEALESGVEALVRSAADEAAEQVATVWAADPAGRVLLGDDPSLRRASADLRDRTERAVREWQGYVLELVRSQGQGKRRTARYLAFGVNGLGLMVMIVVFAHTGGLVAGEIAVAGGASALSQKILEAVMGDQAVRSLAESARADLHRRVEELLADERRRFADRLAGVAVDETAGAALRAAVQVVEEVR
- a CDS encoding YfjP family GTPase; amino-acid sequence: MSPRLRGRHRRTDLPAMLAALDEAVEVLDGRADPKVLKRALAVGSRAGERLRLSGEHTVVALAGSTGSGKSSLFNALAGEDLSPVGVRRPTTSKAHACVWGAEGATTLVQWLGVPRRQTAWRHGTGDAWGRDSGSRPTADDQLDGLVLLDLPDHDSTVLEHRLEVDRLVELVDLLVWVVDPQKYADQALHEHYLRRLAGHSAVTVVVLNQVDTVNPFAAAECAEDLRRLLDADGLRRSPVLTTSVRTGAGLGELRALLVDAVARRRARNDRLVADIEDVVERLAPAVGADEAPGVGDGDRRRLVEALAGSAGVPVIGRAVEESWRLRAAGSLGWPPTRWVRRLRPDPLRRLHLSAGERREVRHMVRSSVPEPTPVQRAQVDTALRQVCDTAAARLPAPWQRSVRQAAHGRSGDVRDALDRAVVGTDLGTDRTPVWWRLASGAQWLLVLAAVVGAGWLLLLGVGSYLRLPDPPTPDVGGFAVPTLLLLGGVALGLLLALVGRAVANGSAVVRRKRAESRLRSAIEKVADELMLAPLELELARHHRARDALERARTG